The Pararge aegeria chromosome 21, ilParAegt1.1, whole genome shotgun sequence genomic sequence ggattcggctatcaccgctttattaaGGAAtgcatttaaacaaataattatttacagcaCACATGATAATTACTAATTATGTAATTCTAAAAGTAAGTAGTGACTGAACCCCATTCAAATAATCCTCAATAATAATAGGCCTCAATCAGATGAGATTCGTAAAGAATTTATCCTTTCAAAGCTCAGATAAAAGATATTGAAGTAAAAATGTCTTTCGATacagtttttaatttaggtTCCATACTAAAAGGAGCTAACCCAAAGTCTTAagtcaaaactttctttatttaaattaaaatataaaataaacttttaatgcttaatgattttatttttattgttcaaattaaattgtaataaacatttTGCTATATCATATATGCTCTTAGATAATACTCTTAGAAACTTTGCGTTTATAGAAAGAGAAATGGCGAGTTcgcaatatactcgtataataatgtaataaatatatattggtaTAATTTAATTCAAGGATTCCAAACCCTGACTCCTGTCTGAGAAGCCACCCGCCCGTTATGATATTTTCGTAATCATTCCATGGTGTCGCATCaaacgaataataataaaataactaaaaagtgTGAAGTTAGTgcaaaaaatacttaagaatTCATAATATTTCCTTTTCCTAAAATTTTTGACTTTAcgtgcaaataataaaatttatttacgagtatgtatattattcaaaaaactattcatcacttatcttagtacccataacacaagctacgcttactttgggactagatggcaatgtgtttattgtcgtagtatattcactattattattattatgactatTTCCATGACAAAGAACTATAGTAGATACTGTATACCAGTCGGAGATAAAAAATTGGGGTACGAGATTCAAAGAAAACTTACCATCTTGTTCAACCTTAGTGCCATCGCTAGTTTCATAAGCATAATGCCATCCTTTGTCATCGATCTCATTCTCATATCTCAAAATCTGAGCTTGGTTTTCGTAGTCCTGGGACTGATTAGCCTGACTATCGAAGCTACGGTCTTGGCTTGCGTAGCTCTGGGACTTACTACCAAAGTTCAGGCCTTGACTTGCGTAGTTCTTGGAGTGACCGCCGTAGTTTCGGGACTGAGTGACGTAAGGGCCGGAGTCTGAATCAGATTCTAAGGGCGTTTGAAGACCAGTGTTTATAGTGCTAGCTCCGTTTTTAGGTGGTAAATAGGTGTCCAGACGCGCTGCTGTGGCTAGTGAGGCAAATGTGAGAGTGATTagctgaaaaataaaacatactgTTAAATTAATGTGCACTAGACGCTGTGATAaccaagtgggtaggacttcgacttcactttcggggggcagagttcatTTCTCAGCCTATaactttacttatttatgtacgttttgagcaattaaaatatcactcgcttcaatggtgcaggaaaacatcgtgagaaaacctgcatgcctgagagttctccataataatcTCAAAggaggccaccaatccgcattggtccagcgtggtggactacggttttaACCCCTTCGCATTGTAGGAAGAGACACATGCTCTGTGAAGATGATGATTAGTCTACTGATGTCTTATATGATACGTGCTTTCATATGATGCgatattgtataataaataaataaataaataaatatactaagacaatacacacatcgccatcaagccccaacgttagcgtagcttgtgttatgggtactaagatagctgttgaatatttttatgaatataatacatattaatacttataatatacagataaacacccagacactgaaaaacaatcatgttcatcgcacaaacattttccagttgtgggaatcgaacccacggcctaggactcagaaagcagggtcgctgcccactgcgccagtcggccgccaaATAATAGAGGGATTAAAAGCTTAGTCCCACCAAGTTGCTCTAATGCGGGTTCGCGGGCTTTAACTTTTAGCAACTTTACGCAGTGCACGCAAGAAACACTTCCtaaaaagtgccgccctgtgtggTGTGTACACCAGACTGAGGAGTAGGTGTCAAGCCTCATGTGACTGGCATTGCACCAGTATCCAAGCCTtccagaccgaaacacagcctTATTGCTTGGCGGCTACGATAAGCGAGGTGCTAATAACTTCGCAGCtcacgtacaacggacggttcaggccaaccaagtacggagacatgcccagaaaagaaaagaaacttCGATAATGCACCAGCCTTTTTTCTCGAATAAAAAATCCATCTTAGCCAGTGGTAGGCACTGCCAGTTGGAGATCCCGCCTCGTTTCacatattttgaatattaaactTTTCACACACAAAAAGAACTCACTAATTAGTCAAGTAAtgcacacattttatatatactaaaaccaaagtaataattttaatacaggattaataaataaaacacttttgaaacatcttcGCTAGCACTAAAAATCCTATGAGTTTGTCATTAGAGCTTGTATCATTGCTGTAGAGCTAAATGCAGCTCTAATagctataattttaaaagttctttaGTTAACCCTTAAACCCGTATTAAAGCAGCATCGTGTATACAAGCTCCATATCTTTTTCTCTTGAAAGGACACCTGTGTACAGCAGTTGCATATAATTTAGGCAGATGAGAAAAGTGCAGATTTTTAGATAGACTTTTCGTgcttaatcaacatttcttgtaatttaaaaatttacttacatacCACGGAGGTAAGAAGTATTAAATTAACATGATCCTGAGCCTATTTTTGTCTCATTGCAAAATATAGGCTCACTTATAGGAGAGAAAGAGATAAAGATATTCAAAGCTTTTACCCCCACGCTGCTATTATACGGTTTAACGGGCTTTTTACTTATACAATATACTTAGGAACTTAGTaactaataaaaagtaaagtaaaatagaGTACTAACTAATTTCATGGCTGCTTGTGTTGGTGCGAATGTTATGGAAGTTGATAGTGAAATGATGACTTGGAGAGAATCCACCGCGGTTTTATGCTAAGATTGTTAACAGCATCCGTATCTGAGATCCCTTCACGTCTTAACTGAGCAATAGAGACGTTTTTCGAACTTGGTTTGTTGTTACTCATAAGTAGTTCAAGAGATGGTGGCTTATTTTTGCTTGGcaataggtacattatttttatttggttggTCAAAAATTGCTtagttattaagaaaaaacaagtAGGATCTCTTTGGTACATAACCTACTAactaaatatctaaaaaataatggtcaattttttttttaagtagctaCACAGTAAGTTTACCGTATTTAAAGATActtcatattaatataaatatgaatgtatgaatgaaataTGATTATTTAATACATGCATAAGGAGCAAATAACTTATGCCCATGCTTGGAAAATAGATTAAACCTGTGAAGATAAAATATTGTCTTTTTATCATGGGGAAAATGTCTCCAGCTCATGCCAGCCGTGCAGAGTGGTGAATATGCGAATTGTTGCTTTTTacaatgtaaatataattttttttatgctgtCGTGGATTAAAACaagaattacttaaatattttaagtaaaaaaaaacactttatagcACACAAAGTATAAcatctacttataatatataattcattatgaaaattaagcttaatttgctatactccgcgaacagcaggagaatctgtatggtgttatttataatttcttcaatcctcatactccacaccaaaccgatcttcggcaatgtaccctctacgcacgttatgttccgaaaccggagcatcctcaggagatgttgactttacaatgaataattgttaagtacaatcttaacaattatatttccatgaataaaataaaaccgttcatgatatacaatgaacaataaaatgaaattaaccTTAATATTCATCGAATAATATGTTGCTACCGTCTCTTGGACTATAATGATCTGGCTCCGAAGTTATTTGTAAATGGCTGCAATGATATTAATTGGCGTATTTAGACCGGCGTGCCAGGTGCGACATTGGGTGAAGATGCCTCGAACGATTCCTAACGTGAATAATTgtgcaattatatttttataattcaagCCGACTACTGATTGGCGTGCCTTTTGATCGATGATTCGCTGCACTTGGAGTAAACATAGTATAAATGCTATGTTTGGAATTATACAAATGGCGCAAGGACAACTTCTGAAACGCTAAATCCCTTGACGGCGCGGCTTCGTcccgaaattatatatttaccaaaaagtcaaatatttaaaaaatccacgtaatttatatatatcatgtaTGTTCATttattgtttcaactttaattgaatttttaccttttgtttaatttaattgcaagttgtgtacacatactttgggttctTATTTAGAACAgaacttgttattatttatatttagatctacctttagtttTACCTGGtgtgtgtacctaataacaagaaaagaaatacaaattacacctgccgggaatcgaacccgggtccttcCAAggtccacttataagaccacagggTACACCACTGCGCTGGGGAGTTCATAAAACAGTTTCTTACTATAGTTTCCAACGTAGTTTATTTTCCACCCAGATACAAAATAGGACTGAAGGTATAGAAGCCAGGACTCCGTCACTCGTATTTGTATATTCTAACCACTAATAGGGCAAAAAAGTTTGCTCGATTGCAAAATTTTCTTAGCAACCCGCGCACAAGGTCGTCCTGATATCTATCTACTTTGAACTCGTTAGGGACACGTAGTGAAAAAATTTGGTATTATTTTGGAAAAAGTatccaatttatttaattagactGCCCTTGATTTCAGAACATGATTAAAGcatagaattaattaaaaaaaaaaaaaatctttacggCGACccgagtccaatgccgtgggttcgattcccacgactggaaaatgtttgtgtgatgaacatgaatgcttttcagtgtctgggtgtttatctgtattttataaatatttatgtaaatctatacttataataaaacttataatgtaactgtggaagatttctgtacatttaatatattttgaaaattttgaccgggggatgctttataatcggtactgagtccaaaacaaatttttatgtaacttttgtctgtctgtctgtctgtccgggcatcacttGAAAACTACTgcacggattcaaataaaacttggtatagtggtagtttatattccgggtcaacatataggctactttttatcccgataaacaatgagtttcttccgggaaatggcatgaatttttttatcaatattacttcatagatgcgttaaatttgaaccgattttaatagttttttttttttatttgaataaatagtatacactatcaagcatgtatggtcttattttaatgaggatctgattaatattgtcgcagataaagaacataactcttcacaaataactgttagtcgcaaggcatatgggacaacgatcgaatgcatgcgtaccaccctactaatattataaatgtgaaagtttgtgaggatagatgtatgtatgtatgtttgcatcaactaaaataccacgtaaaataataataggtactaTTAAATCGctacccacgatgattatgatgtttgcatcagatatattctagcttctcgattcgATTGACtagattgacttatacgcggacgaagtcgcgggggtccgctacttattaataaaaatattcgtcagccaTCTTTgcacccataagacaagctacgcttactttggggctagatcgcgatgcgtgtattgacgtagtatatctatttatctatttaataaaaaaaaacttaaacttagCCTAACGAAATAGCTTATATAAAACCATTCTGGCATGCCCGATTGGAAAGCACGTGCCATacagcaatggcacaggtactGACAACCAATCCTGCCAGCGAGTGCCATCAGAAGGCCGCTGGAAGTAGCCCGTACCCTTTGCACCAAGGATGTACACCGTTTTCGCATGATCGAGTAGAAACAATCTTTATGCGTTCCTTCAAACTTACCTGATGCGCTGCAAGACCGAGGCAGTCCCATCAGCATCCTGAAAGCATTAAGAACATTCATAATCCTCATTATAGCATGCAGcgcgttgtgtccaaaaacagaccggttgtgaagtgagacgtctcacttcacacccccGGAATGAgttgagtttctcgccggctcttctcggtggatccgccttccgaaccggtggtagagtacactactactactactacaaacagactgacttgacgtttcaaaagtgcctataaactgggcctacttgaataaataataatatatttattattatttaagtgtttcttttttgtttcaactttaaattaatctttactttctgtttaatttaattccaagttgtgtacacatactttgggttgtagcttagaacaaaacttgttattacttatatttagatctacttttagtgtattacctgttttgtgtacctaataacaattaacaataaattattttgaatttctttaatttacacacatttccaattttatttttttatcgtgaacgtttaaaacattagaggtaaaaaaattactgtcaactgcttaaagaatccggggaaaggataaaaatttatcccGCAGCTTTATCTACTCTCAGAGCAGTGGCCcaccagtggaaataatatccaaataatatgtgtatccaaataatatagctgacccgcgcaacttcgtctgcaccttgacaaaaacctagaaactaattgcagcgttacctaccaggtggacctgttttatttccaaactatgctATTCttggccgtacgtgttattctatacccgtcgcaactaaacgataggttcaatttaatatttatattactttacttctttcgcatttaaaatattagtattaagtAGGATGACATGCATTCGATAGTTGCTgctgctacttgctgttatctgtgaagagttatttcctttatctccgacaatatttatcagatcttcattaaaattagacagaacatgcttgatagtatacactttcaaataaaaaaagaactgtaaaaattggtcgaaatttaacggagctataaagtaaaattgataaaatatttcatcccatttcccggaggaaaacTATTGTtcatcggaataaaaagtatcctatatgttgacccggtatatcagcaaccactataccaatttttatttaaattcgttcagtagttttcacgtgatgcccggacagacagacagacagacaaaaattaaataaaaatctgttttggtctcagtgtcgattataaagcatcccccggtcaaaatgttcaaaatatattaaatgtacagaaatcttccagttacagttttattataagtatagataacaaacgggggtaaacttctactaTTCCATGTACCACCTGTGCTGTGGTGGATAGGTggtcacgttaattatatcccttggggATCATCCccatataatcgggggatataaattttgtctcctgcctgagcTAGCActgctggtgagattgcagtctagggcttacttgtagtggaaaaaaaaaatataaaagttttttgtagttttttttaagtgatttaATTTGATCATAGTCTGCATCATACATGCAGTGGATATCAACAAACCAATGTTATGAAATTTGAATATTCGTGCTTATAACAAATGGCCGATGCAGCATTTTTATGACGTGAAAAGAATTGTACAGACATTTTAGAAAGTGAATTAATCACTATTACATACGATTAACAGACATGTTATTAATATCGTTTTGTATTATATCTTAGCTTCGGGCGAAAATAATAATCTCACCTTAGTTAGCGAGAAGTTTAAAGCTATTGTTTGGGCGAAATAAACATCACCTCAAGCGTTCAGTATAAAAGCTCTGGTTGGGAAAGatgacgacctcactggcgtAACGGAAGGACTGTGACCTTAACTGTCTCTTTGGTAAAGTgtttagcatgtttaactacggatctaAAGGTCATGGGTTCGAAACCCgggtcaaaaaaaaattcagaatttactttaggcctattttataagcactttttaaacgtcaattaagtctgtttgtagtgactctatcagcggtttgaaggcagattccatcttgaagagccggcaggaaactcagcagattgctgttttctaacattattttatagtttaacaatctttagaatttttctatcttgtaagagatgagagcggagttgcttgtttccaagcagccttgtcgttaagaaattcagcAATAGTGTAGAAACCACGattgattaaatgtgttttaatatattagtcAAACTCACGAGCTCTGACATCGTCACTTCTAAGAGACAGACGGCTTGAACCCAACTGTCGTACGTtaatgtttgtaaaacaaaacaataatctatataaaaaagtggataaaaacaatcgacttactagaaacggtcataaattagtgatatcagcatatcgtcttaggatagtacagaaaacctttgtggggctgagtatatgcttttataacatgctaccgaaagtaatattagatttaccattacataagtttaaagaatgtattaaaacacatttaatacatcgaggttactatactattgatgaatttcttaatgacaaggttgcctggaaagaagacgctccgctttcatctcacacaagatagaacaaagattgttaaaatgtaaaccgatgttgaaaaagagcaactgcttagtttcttggcggcttctttttggtagaatctgctttccgaaccggtggtagagtcactataaacagacatacctgccgtttcaaaagtgcttatattaggactactcgtaatattttttgataacaaaaaaaaaaaaaacacccggctaagtttgttgtgggcttcttcttagaccaggacgcgtttggaaccctcgtagctttagttttaagtttacgaatgtggttatcgccatcatctcactaccgtgtggttcttatgtacgcatcaaaagtgccacctgtgggcctacttgaataaagatatttttgactttgactttgactttgacttaaatgaattttgaatgaataaCGATATTGTTATCATGTAACTTAAATGTTACGACGCGTTATTCTTCTTTATACATCTCTTAAAggaataaattatgtaaataataaaaaacatacaaataaaatgttatttaatagttagtaaataaataaataaataaataaatatactacgacaatacacacatcaccatctagccccaaagtaagcgtagcttgtgttatgggtactaagatagctgttgaatatctttatgaatataatacatataaatacttataatatacagataaatacccagacactgaaaaacaatcatgctcatcacacaaacattcgccaatcggccgtcaaaatctaAAGTAATCTTTAGCTAAAGTAATCTTTAGCTTTCTATCttccatttataaaatttcatactTTTCGACTTGGATTGATTTTtacaaattgttaaaaaaaagggtCGGAGAAGACAAAGCTTTTCCGATACGCCAAAAAAGACTGACTGTATGCACGTTGCTGTGACAATAAACGCAGTGCATACGTCCATTGAAATGGCTATAAGCGGCGCAAGTATGCTTTTATGATGGGGAATGGAACTTGATAATTTCAACATTTCCACCCTCAACTAttcaaagttcaaattcaaaatttttttgtttaaatgtaggcctatcacaggcacttatgaagcgttcatacatatatgtttacataattgtaaggggatggtgataacttcgttcgccaacttaaacctaaagctacgagggttccaaacgcgtcctggaagaagagtccacaacaaacttagccgggtaatttatAAACTACCCGGTAAATTATGAACCTACTActagtcaaataaaaaagctttttgtgacagagctcaagctttttgtgacagagctcgtctggttAAGTACTGACATCCTTATTTTACTGCCGACAAGCAGGATTTCTTTGTAACAGTCTGAAATGCGTGGTAGCCGgataggttgatggacacaggacgttCTTTGTAGGACGTATTTCTTAAATGCACttcgaagttttgctctgtttgtaCACGATGGTTTTCGGCTTATCACGGCCAGGTGGGAAATCAGtttggtccttcaattattgttattgaatgattgaatgaattaatgaatatatttttaatgcacaccacaaaaaaaacatagaaaaaaaaagtataactaaagaacgtatacaatttggcggccatatcgcttcatagcgaacatatacccataaaataaatatttcattacttaaatatatgcATGTAACTAGATGTACCCTACCACGCTTTGcggtggcacattgtgattgaatggttgaaatgagaaacaaaataaagaatacatttcatatatagtttaattttgctatacttgtggatatatatttttttttatttttccactgtccgctatgtgactgatgcaaaaaaaaaaacaatcattgatgcgtattatatatcatgctaaaatttcagctcgatcggtgcagaactttttgagtttttgaagcatagacaaaccaaaataacatttttatatcttaatatatatatatctcctgtcacgatgtttgtccgcgatggactcctaaactacttaaccgatttttaattaaattggcacaccgtgagcagtctggtccaacttaagagataggatagcatagatctttaattataatcgcaattttattttattgcaaattatttgtctataattaatttacagtcacatgttttatatatatactactatactcatttaaggcttagcgatactgtatactttaaaaacaatatcaaacgcagacgaagttgcgggtaagagctagtagatatataaaaaactatatttgtaactaaagaacacagttataaaaaaacagtataaaaaACAGAAGccgtaggacttcgacttcactttcggggggccgagttcgaatcccagcacgcacctctaacttttctatgttatgtgcgttttaagcaatacaaatatcacttgcttcaacggtgaaggaaaacatcgtgaggaaacctgcatacctgagagttctcaataatgttctcaaaagtgtgcgaagtccaccaatccgtactgggccagcgtggtggactacagcttttACCCCTTGTCAATGTttgaggagagccgtgccctgtactgggccggtaataggttgatatgatgatgatgataaaaaaagcgATGTAGATCTAACGCCCTCTACGGCGAGCTTACAAAATACGAATTAGTTCAATCGAAGATGTTTTCTTAACTTCCTGATATTGAGAATTTCTCGATTCCATTCTTAGATCTTGCTGTCGAATGAAAAATAACGTAAACGGAAGTTAGCAAAAACCTCCAAACTCACCTAAAATTGACattgaataataatagtaacagtagcaaatttataattggTATGTGGCGAATTATTAAGCGGTTTCCAATAAACTTTTGACTAAGAAGGCCTTCACAAAGATTAGTACGAACATATTCAGAGCAAgaattaataatagtttagaTTTATGAGTCATTAATGTGatgcacacacaaacaaaccAGTATTGATGACTTCATTTGTTCTAGACTTGCTTCCGGTAACTTTGCtcgcagtggcgtgtatagagtgTTCTTTTgctataaccaggttgcttctttaatagttttaaattgcaatgtgagatggtgatagcaaaaaaaaaccgtcTATCATTAACCGGTGATTAGTCCGCATCCCTCAAGGCCATAGTGAGGCCTGTGGGCCCACGTTcagatgacgtcagaagtcggggaccttTCAGCCAACTTTGCGTAACGTGCTCTAAGAGGAACGGGGTTAAAACCGCCAAAGTCCAGGCTAGTACCGAAAATCCTTTAACAAAAAGCTGATAACGTTTATATATGCAAAGATATATGCACAGATACGATGGTATATACAAAATGGTAATTCCATACCTAggctttaacttttaattatagGTTAAAAGCCTGCATTTAAAGAGGTACCTAATAATACTCGATCTGAATTCCATCACGAACTTCAATTTGGAAAACGTCATTGTAAACTTTAATACCTTTTGGCGACGAAAAGGTTTCGATTTAGATAAATGTCCCTTTATTagtaaacaaacaattattaactttatatcttaggacagaaagtttaatttaacGTGGGAGACTTTTGTAATTGTTCCGTATATGAGAATTAGACTCTAATTTCTTTGATATAGAGTAGGGTTTTGTGTAAGAGTTTAAGATGAACTTAATGTATATGGATACCTATCAGATAAACATAGTGCAGTTACGAGTAGGTATG encodes the following:
- the LOC120633486 gene encoding endocuticle structural glycoprotein SgAbd-2-like, which translates into the protein MKLLITLTFASLATAARLDTYLPPKNGASTINTGLQTPLESDSDSGPYVTQSRNYGGHSKNYASQGLNFGSKSQSYASQDRSFDSQANQSQDYENQAQILRYENEIDDKGWHYAYETSDGTKVEQDGRILPGLQPEEGSLAVTGSYSYIGDDGQTYTVTYTADENGFHPSGDHLPTPPPIPEEILKSLQLTAGGNDVSGHYDSQRSSYDADAGY